Proteins encoded by one window of Streptomyces sp. LX-29:
- a CDS encoding SulP family inorganic anion transporter: protein MLSAFSNLKNPAVVRQDALASLVVFLVALPLCVGVAVASGVPAELGLITGIVGGLVVGFMPGSALQVSGPAAGLTVLVFEAVREFGLGMLGAIVLATGALQIILGLLRFGRWFRAISVSVVQGMLAGIGLVLIFGQLYTMAGVKQPRSGLDKIAGIPGLIGDIATSRTALTAFAVGLGTIVVLVGWKKLPAKAQLVPAPLVAVALATAVTAIGDLDVANVKVQGLVDAIQPPALNDLTSLGTVAALGTVLAFTLIASAESLFSAAAVDRMHDGPRTHYDKELVAQGVGNTVCGVLGALPMTAVIVRSSANVQAGAKTVLSRILHGLWLLLFTVLLPAAIGIIPLAALAGVLVHAGCKLIPVKEIGPLWREHRGEVVILAVTAIAIVTTSMFEGVVLGLVLAVAKSAWETSHVHLDTRELTGGRTVVTLSGNATFLRLPRILETLEALPKDRPIELDLTAVRHLDHACRAALENWAARHNITGTEPVRMTGPAEAGDEAAASVRVAG from the coding sequence GTGCTTTCCGCCTTCTCCAACCTCAAGAACCCGGCCGTCGTCCGTCAGGACGCGCTCGCCTCGCTCGTCGTGTTCCTCGTGGCCCTGCCGTTGTGCGTCGGCGTGGCCGTGGCGTCGGGCGTACCCGCCGAACTCGGCCTGATCACCGGCATCGTCGGTGGCCTGGTCGTGGGCTTCATGCCCGGCAGTGCCCTCCAGGTCAGCGGCCCCGCCGCCGGTCTGACCGTGCTCGTCTTCGAGGCCGTACGGGAGTTCGGCCTCGGCATGCTCGGCGCGATCGTGCTGGCCACCGGGGCGCTGCAGATCATCCTCGGCCTGCTGCGGTTCGGCCGCTGGTTCCGGGCGATCTCCGTTTCGGTCGTGCAGGGCATGCTGGCCGGCATCGGACTCGTCCTCATCTTCGGGCAGTTGTACACGATGGCCGGCGTCAAGCAGCCGCGCTCCGGCCTGGACAAGATCGCCGGAATCCCGGGGCTGATCGGCGACATCGCCACCAGCCGCACCGCCCTGACCGCCTTCGCGGTGGGCCTCGGCACCATCGTCGTGCTGGTCGGCTGGAAGAAGCTGCCCGCCAAGGCGCAGCTCGTCCCGGCTCCGCTGGTCGCGGTGGCCCTGGCCACGGCCGTCACGGCGATCGGCGACCTGGACGTCGCGAACGTGAAGGTCCAGGGGCTCGTCGACGCCATCCAGCCGCCGGCCCTGAACGACCTCACCTCGTTGGGCACCGTGGCCGCCCTCGGTACGGTCCTCGCCTTCACCCTGATCGCCTCGGCGGAGTCGCTCTTCAGCGCGGCGGCGGTGGACCGGATGCACGACGGACCGCGTACGCACTACGACAAGGAACTGGTCGCGCAGGGCGTGGGCAACACCGTGTGCGGCGTCCTCGGGGCGCTGCCGATGACCGCGGTGATCGTCCGCAGCTCCGCCAACGTCCAGGCGGGCGCCAAGACCGTGCTCTCCCGCATCCTGCACGGGCTGTGGCTGCTGCTCTTCACCGTGCTGCTGCCGGCGGCGATCGGGATCATCCCGCTCGCGGCGCTGGCGGGCGTGCTGGTGCACGCGGGCTGCAAGCTGATCCCCGTCAAGGAGATCGGCCCGCTCTGGCGGGAGCACCGCGGTGAGGTCGTCATCCTCGCCGTCACGGCCATCGCCATCGTGACGACCAGCATGTTCGAAGGTGTGGTGCTGGGCCTGGTGCTGGCCGTGGCGAAGTCGGCGTGGGAGACCTCGCACGTCCACCTCGACACCCGCGAACTCACCGGCGGGAGAACGGTGGTGACCCTCTCCGGCAACGCCACCTTCCTCCGGCTCCCGCGCATCCTGGAGACCCTGGAGGCGTTGCCGAAGGACCGGCCGATCGAGCTCGACCTGACGGCGGTCCGGCACCTGGACCACGCCTGCCGCGCGGCCCTGGAGAACTGGGCCGCCCGCCACAACATCACCGGCACCGAGCCGGTGCGGATGACGGGTCCGGCCGAGGCGGGCGACGAGGCCGCCGCGTCGGTGCGCGTGGCGGGTTGA
- a CDS encoding carbonic anhydrase has product MKSLIDHARSFSATHVADPRHAETFRALEAGQAPEVLFITCSDSRVVPALITGARPGELFELRTAGNIVPSYPGDSRPTGEAATIEYAVRVLGVRDIVVCGHSHCGAVGAVVRDEDLSAVPAVRGWLEEAVPPHASVRSLAADSEDVAEAVQAHAIAQLETLRGYPCVREGVAEGRLSLHAWYYEVHTGAVRVHRPDNGGLSFGAL; this is encoded by the coding sequence ATGAAGTCACTGATCGACCACGCGCGCTCCTTCTCGGCCACCCATGTGGCCGACCCCCGGCACGCCGAAACCTTCCGGGCCCTCGAAGCGGGCCAGGCCCCCGAAGTCCTGTTCATCACGTGCTCGGACTCGCGCGTGGTGCCGGCTCTGATCACCGGGGCGCGCCCGGGTGAGCTCTTCGAACTGCGTACCGCCGGCAACATCGTTCCGTCGTACCCGGGCGACAGTCGCCCCACGGGCGAGGCGGCCACCATCGAATACGCGGTGCGGGTGCTCGGCGTCCGCGACATCGTCGTCTGTGGGCACTCCCACTGCGGCGCGGTGGGCGCCGTGGTCCGGGACGAGGATCTCTCCGCCGTCCCCGCCGTCCGCGGCTGGCTGGAGGAGGCCGTGCCGCCGCACGCGTCCGTCCGCTCGCTGGCGGCGGACTCGGAGGACGTGGCGGAGGCCGTACAGGCCCACGCCATCGCGCAGTTGGAGACGTTGCGCGGCTACCCCTGCGTCAGGGAGGGCGTCGCCGAGGGGCGGCTCTCCCTGCACGCCTGGTACTACGAGGTACACACCGGTGCGGTCAGAGTGCACCGGCCGGACAACGGCGGTCTGTCGTTCGGAGCCCTGTGA
- a CDS encoding ATP-binding protein, with protein sequence MSIWWSLQLRRELASVPLARKLLRRTMETAGVDPEICHDLSLAVSEACANAVEHGGRGGAGEAYRVTAFIDGDTCRIEVTDCGPGFAPAPDPTLAPPTLESGLAPLPHRPESPAPAGVHAEHGRGLFLIEALTDHVRYRNRQDATGAVVSFDKILKWREGALLKAS encoded by the coding sequence ATGAGCATCTGGTGGTCTCTGCAATTGCGGCGCGAGCTGGCCAGCGTGCCCCTCGCCCGGAAGCTCTTGCGGCGCACCATGGAGACGGCCGGCGTCGACCCCGAGATCTGCCACGATCTGTCCCTCGCCGTCTCCGAGGCCTGCGCCAACGCGGTCGAGCACGGCGGTAGAGGCGGCGCCGGTGAGGCGTACCGCGTCACCGCGTTCATCGACGGCGACACCTGCCGCATCGAGGTCACGGACTGCGGACCGGGCTTCGCCCCCGCCCCGGACCCGACCCTCGCCCCGCCGACCCTCGAGTCGGGCCTCGCCCCCCTCCCGCACCGCCCCGAGTCGCCCGCCCCCGCCGGCGTCCACGCCGAGCACGGTCGCGGCCTGTTCCTGATCGAGGCCCTGACCGACCACGTCCGCTATCGCAACCGGCAGGACGCGACCGGCGCCGTGGTGAGCTTCGACAAGATCCTCAAGTGGCGGGAAGGCGCGCTGCTGAAGGCGTCCTGA
- a CDS encoding YcnI family protein: MNAMLRRLSVVGGAAAGTVALLAAPAFAHVSVQPGQAEKGGFSTINLKVPNERDNASTVKLEVTVPTDHPLASVMPQPVPGWDVEVTRTKLDKPIEMHGKKISEAVSKVTWTGGTIEPGMFQQFPLSVGQLPEDADRIVFKALQTYDNKEVVRWIEVPEEGEAEPDHPAPVLKLVEPAAGSGGHGHGAGHQGGNGKGGHGEDAAEHDAQAAAATKQTAASNDDSDTTARVLGIVGIVVGVAGVAFGVLAGRRRSAA; the protein is encoded by the coding sequence ATGAACGCCATGCTTCGTCGTCTCTCCGTCGTCGGCGGTGCCGCCGCCGGTACCGTCGCCCTCCTCGCCGCCCCCGCCTTCGCGCACGTCAGCGTGCAGCCCGGGCAGGCCGAGAAGGGCGGCTTCAGCACCATCAACCTCAAGGTGCCGAACGAGCGGGACAACGCCTCGACGGTCAAGCTCGAAGTCACTGTTCCGACCGACCACCCGCTCGCCTCGGTGATGCCGCAGCCCGTCCCGGGCTGGGACGTCGAGGTCACCAGGACCAAGCTCGACAAGCCGATCGAGATGCACGGCAAGAAGATCAGCGAGGCGGTCAGCAAGGTCACCTGGACCGGCGGCACCATCGAGCCGGGGATGTTCCAGCAGTTCCCGTTGTCCGTGGGCCAGCTCCCCGAGGACGCGGACCGGATCGTCTTCAAGGCGCTCCAGACGTACGACAACAAGGAGGTCGTGCGCTGGATCGAGGTGCCCGAGGAGGGCGAGGCGGAGCCGGACCACCCGGCGCCGGTCCTCAAGCTCGTCGAGCCCGCCGCGGGCTCGGGCGGCCACGGCCACGGAGCCGGCCACCAGGGCGGGAACGGCAAGGGCGGGCACGGCGAGGACGCCGCGGAGCATGACGCGCAGGCCGCGGCGGCGACGAAGCAGACCGCCGCCTCGAACGACGACAGCGACACCACCGCCCGGGTCCTCGGCATCGTCGGCATCGTCGTCGGCGTCGCCGGGGTCGCGTTCGGCGTGCTGGCCGGTCGCCGCCGGTCCGCCGCCTGA
- a CDS encoding SCO family protein, with protein MRTKILAAALAATAALALTACGSDDKAQDSDSVADVKGGDRKESAIVLDKPKPKPDLILKDTDGKKFDLLEQTKGRPTLVYFGYTFCPDVCSLVMSNVAIAEQELSPEEREKLQVIFVTTDPERDTPKRMRSWLDGQGGQDFIGLTGDFDTIQAAARPLGILVDPPKKEKDGSITVNHGAQVLGFSPKDDKAHWIYTTETTSETYTKDLPKIIKGVNP; from the coding sequence ATGCGCACCAAGATCCTTGCTGCTGCCCTGGCCGCCACGGCCGCGCTCGCCCTGACCGCCTGTGGCTCCGACGACAAGGCGCAGGACTCCGACTCCGTCGCCGACGTCAAGGGCGGCGACAGGAAGGAGTCGGCGATCGTCCTGGACAAGCCGAAGCCCAAGCCGGACCTGATCCTCAAGGACACCGACGGCAAGAAGTTCGACCTGCTGGAGCAGACCAAGGGCCGGCCCACGCTGGTCTACTTCGGCTACACCTTCTGCCCCGACGTCTGCTCGCTGGTGATGAGCAACGTCGCGATCGCGGAGCAGGAGCTCTCGCCGGAGGAGCGCGAGAAGCTCCAGGTCATCTTTGTGACCACGGACCCGGAGCGCGACACCCCCAAGCGGATGCGCTCCTGGCTGGACGGCCAGGGCGGCCAGGACTTCATCGGCCTGACCGGCGACTTCGACACCATCCAGGCCGCCGCCCGGCCGCTGGGCATCCTGGTGGATCCGCCCAAGAAGGAGAAGGACGGCAGCATCACCGTCAACCACGGCGCGCAGGTGCTCGGCTTCTCGCCCAAGGATGACAAGGCCCACTGGATCTACACCACCGAGACCACGTCGGAGACCTACACCAAGGACCTCCCGAAGATCATCAAGGGAGTCAACCCGTAA
- a CDS encoding copper chaperone PCu(A)C: MPATPVLRTRTYAVAGVTATGVALALALTACGGSDGSDGAKKSPASLSVDDAYLPRPAMDDMAAGFLTVRNTGDTADRLTKVTTPLSSDVTLHATEGTRMKQVSSLDVPAGGELTLASGETHLMLGKLDHRPEVGEKVRFTLHFASSDPIEVDVPVKPTTYRPQHH, encoded by the coding sequence ATGCCCGCCACACCCGTACTGCGCACCAGGACCTACGCCGTCGCCGGGGTCACCGCCACCGGCGTGGCGCTGGCGCTGGCCCTCACCGCCTGCGGCGGCTCGGACGGGTCCGACGGCGCGAAGAAGAGCCCCGCGTCGCTGTCGGTCGACGACGCCTACCTGCCGCGGCCCGCCATGGACGACATGGCGGCCGGCTTTCTGACCGTGCGGAACACCGGCGACACCGCCGACCGGCTGACCAAGGTCACCACGCCGCTCTCCTCCGACGTCACCCTGCACGCCACGGAGGGGACCCGGATGAAGCAGGTGAGCTCGCTCGACGTGCCGGCGGGCGGGGAACTCACCCTCGCCAGCGGCGAGACCCACCTCATGCTGGGCAAGCTCGACCACAGACCCGAGGTCGGCGAGAAGGTGAGATTCACCCTCCACTTCGCCTCCTCGGACCCGATCGAGGTCGACGTCCCGGTGAAGCCGACGACGTACCGCCCCCAGCACCACTGA
- a CDS encoding copper resistance protein CopC, translating into MSSSPTTTTERPARPRRLPGPARLGVLLLAVLACALGFGATPASAHAALTATDPADGAVLPTQPQRVTLTFSEGVLVSDDSVRVLDPRGRRVDDGEPDHRDGESSTMSVALRAGLPDGTYTVAWEAVSEDSHPVGGAFTFSIGAPSATTVSVPTTAEPDPTVDTLYGVGRYAAYAGLVLLVGGCVFAAACRSSKPVERVAAAGWATLFAATVLLLLLRSPYTGGDSLGAALDPGRLDEVLSTKPGAALLARLILLGAAAGFLAVLFGPYARQRTKAAARRELTVGLGVGGAVLAAGLGATWAMAEHASVGIQPWLAMPVDVAHLLAVGVWLGGLVALLVTLRAGEPVPGTAVRRFSRLAFGSVLVLVVTGLYQSWRQVGGWSALTGTEYGRWLLVKVALVAVLVGLAAGSRRWTARLTDAPEPEPAPPGKGARNKATKTRAKAPKAAVREAAAPTATTPGVGTRAAGAPGPGTPGVGSATSGAADAPRHVRAGAGLRTADTRGRADDGGSGDGTDRHDGTGRGDGTGRSDGARAGRRRDRAGAAAGDPVRAAQLARQRAAVDRTVGLRRRDADAERSGLRRAVAVETAVAVVLLAVTTVLTGTQPGRAEAAQAAARAGAAGPAAGPVTVTVPYDTGTKSGRGTAELTVDPARKGANAIHLYLKDRAGRAVDVAELKLSFTLRKQDIGPLVVPLRHLSTGHWSVDRFQLPMAGSWQLSLTVRTSDIDQVTEVKTVKVSP; encoded by the coding sequence ATGAGCTCCTCCCCGACCACGACCACCGAGCGGCCGGCCCGGCCGCGACGGTTGCCAGGGCCGGCCCGGCTGGGCGTCCTGCTGCTGGCCGTGCTGGCGTGCGCGCTGGGCTTCGGCGCCACCCCGGCGTCGGCGCACGCCGCGCTCACGGCGACCGACCCGGCCGACGGCGCGGTGCTGCCGACCCAGCCCCAGCGGGTCACCCTCACCTTCTCGGAGGGGGTGCTGGTCTCCGACGACTCCGTGCGGGTCCTGGACCCGCGGGGCCGGCGGGTGGACGACGGCGAGCCCGACCACCGGGACGGCGAGTCGTCGACCATGTCGGTGGCGCTCCGCGCGGGGCTGCCGGACGGCACCTACACGGTCGCCTGGGAGGCCGTGTCGGAGGACAGCCACCCGGTGGGCGGCGCGTTCACCTTCTCCATCGGCGCGCCGTCGGCGACCACGGTCTCGGTGCCGACCACCGCCGAGCCGGACCCGACCGTGGACACGCTCTACGGCGTCGGCCGGTACGCGGCCTACGCCGGCCTCGTGCTGCTCGTCGGCGGCTGCGTCTTCGCCGCGGCCTGCCGCTCGTCGAAGCCGGTGGAGCGGGTCGCCGCGGCCGGTTGGGCGACGCTGTTCGCCGCCACCGTGCTGCTGTTGCTGCTGCGCTCCCCGTACACCGGCGGCGACTCGCTCGGGGCGGCCCTCGACCCGGGCCGGCTGGACGAGGTGCTGTCCACCAAGCCGGGCGCGGCGCTGCTGGCCCGGCTGATCCTGCTCGGGGCGGCGGCCGGCTTCCTGGCCGTGCTGTTCGGGCCGTACGCGCGGCAGCGGACGAAGGCGGCGGCACGGCGCGAGCTCACCGTGGGGCTGGGCGTGGGCGGCGCGGTGCTCGCGGCCGGTCTCGGCGCCACCTGGGCGATGGCCGAGCACGCGTCGGTCGGCATCCAGCCGTGGCTGGCGATGCCGGTGGACGTGGCCCACCTGTTGGCGGTCGGCGTGTGGCTGGGCGGGCTGGTGGCCCTGCTGGTGACGCTCCGCGCGGGCGAGCCCGTCCCCGGCACGGCGGTGCGCCGCTTCTCGCGGCTGGCCTTCGGGTCGGTCCTGGTGCTGGTGGTCACCGGGCTCTACCAGTCGTGGCGGCAGGTCGGCGGCTGGTCCGCGCTGACCGGCACCGAGTACGGCAGGTGGCTGCTGGTGAAGGTGGCGCTGGTGGCCGTGCTCGTCGGGCTGGCCGCCGGCTCCCGCCGCTGGACGGCGCGGCTGACCGACGCCCCGGAGCCCGAGCCCGCGCCCCCCGGCAAGGGCGCCCGGAACAAGGCCACCAAGACCCGGGCGAAGGCGCCGAAGGCCGCGGTGCGGGAGGCCGCCGCACCGACGGCGACCACCCCGGGGGTCGGCACACGGGCGGCCGGCGCGCCGGGCCCGGGTACGCCGGGGGTGGGCTCGGCCACCTCGGGAGCGGCGGACGCGCCCCGCCACGTCCGCGCGGGGGCCGGTCTCCGTACCGCCGACACGCGCGGCCGCGCGGACGACGGCGGCAGTGGCGACGGCACCGACCGCCACGACGGCACCGGTCGCGGCGACGGCACCGGCCGCTCCGACGGCGCTCGCGCGGGGCGGCGCCGCGACCGCGCGGGGGCCGCGGCGGGCGATCCGGTGCGCGCCGCCCAGCTCGCCCGCCAGCGGGCCGCGGTGGACCGGACGGTGGGGCTCAGGCGGCGGGACGCCGACGCCGAGCGCAGCGGGCTGCGCCGCGCGGTGGCCGTGGAGACGGCCGTCGCCGTGGTGCTGCTGGCGGTGACCACCGTGCTGACCGGCACCCAGCCGGGCCGCGCGGAGGCCGCACAGGCGGCGGCCCGCGCGGGGGCCGCCGGGCCGGCCGCGGGCCCGGTCACCGTCACCGTCCCGTACGACACCGGCACCAAGAGCGGCCGGGGCACCGCCGAGCTCACCGTCGACCCCGCGCGGAAGGGCGCCAACGCCATCCACCTCTATCTGAAGGACCGCGCGGGGCGCGCCGTGGACGTGGCGGAGCTGAAGCTCTCGTTCACCCTGCGGAAGCAGGACATCGGCCCGCTCGTCGTCCCTCTTCGTCACCTGTCGACCGGCCACTGGAGCGTCGACCGCTTCCAGCTCCCGATGGCCGGCTCCTGGCAGCTGTCCCTGACCGTACGGACCTCCGACATCGACCAGGTGACCGAGGTCAAGACCGTGAAAGTCAGCCCATGA
- the efeB gene encoding iron uptake transporter deferrochelatase/peroxidase subunit, translating to MTEQNSARPKPSKSKAANRPPQQKNARTAAATDSTARAADGTDGTRGAGKAKAAGGTAPAPAASVPPQGGVTRRRLLGTAGAAGAAGLVVGGAAGAAGAAALRDEAPTALSTVGSTTVPFYREDRADGADGTDGTEGLHQAGITTPLQARGHLLAFDLAPGADRKAAAALLRRWSALAGQLMADEERLANDTGIALDAGPSSLTVTFGFGRGFFDRTGLTDRLPNALAPLPDFSADALDAKRSNGDLWLQIGADDALVAFHALRALQREAGDTVRLRWQMNGFNRTPGATAHPMTSRNLMGQVDGTNNPKQHDADFQKRIFVPKGGSTRSPQWMAGGSYAVVRRIRMLLDSWDNLSLDQQERVIGRRKSDGSPLSGGTETTPVDLAKLTKEGALAIGGDAHVRVAAPETNQGAAMLRRPFSYHDGFRDDGAPDAGLLFIAWQADPMKGFVPVQRKLDRGDGLSRFLRHEASALFAVPPAAERGSYVGQPLLEG from the coding sequence ATGACAGAGCAGAACTCCGCACGACCCAAACCCTCCAAGTCGAAGGCGGCCAACCGGCCCCCGCAGCAGAAGAACGCCAGGACCGCCGCGGCGACCGACTCCACCGCCAGGGCGGCCGACGGGACCGACGGGACCAGGGGCGCCGGTAAGGCGAAGGCCGCGGGCGGGACGGCTCCCGCCCCGGCGGCCTCGGTCCCCCCGCAGGGCGGCGTCACCCGGCGCCGGCTGCTGGGCACCGCGGGCGCGGCCGGCGCGGCGGGGCTGGTGGTCGGCGGCGCCGCGGGCGCCGCCGGGGCCGCGGCCCTGCGGGACGAGGCGCCCACCGCCCTGAGCACCGTCGGCTCCACCACCGTCCCCTTCTACCGGGAGGACCGGGCCGACGGCGCGGACGGGACCGACGGCACCGAGGGCCTGCACCAGGCGGGCATCACCACCCCGCTCCAGGCCCGCGGCCATCTGCTCGCCTTCGACCTCGCCCCGGGGGCGGACCGCAAGGCGGCCGCCGCGCTGCTGCGCCGCTGGTCGGCGCTGGCCGGGCAGCTGATGGCGGACGAGGAGCGGTTGGCGAACGACACCGGCATCGCGCTGGACGCCGGCCCCTCCTCGCTCACCGTCACCTTCGGTTTCGGCCGCGGCTTCTTCGACCGCACCGGCCTCACCGACCGGCTGCCGAACGCGCTCGCCCCGCTGCCGGACTTCTCCGCCGACGCGCTCGACGCCAAGCGCAGCAACGGCGACCTGTGGCTCCAGATCGGCGCCGACGACGCGCTCGTCGCCTTCCACGCGCTGCGCGCGCTCCAGCGGGAGGCCGGGGACACCGTGCGGCTGCGCTGGCAGATGAACGGCTTCAACCGCACCCCCGGCGCTACCGCACACCCGATGACCAGCCGCAATCTGATGGGGCAGGTCGACGGCACCAACAACCCCAAGCAGCACGACGCCGACTTCCAGAAGCGGATCTTCGTGCCCAAGGGCGGCTCCACCCGATCGCCCCAGTGGATGGCGGGCGGCTCGTACGCGGTGGTCCGACGCATCCGGATGCTGCTGGACTCCTGGGACAACCTCTCCCTCGACCAGCAGGAACGGGTGATAGGCCGCCGCAAGTCCGACGGCTCCCCGCTCTCCGGCGGCACCGAGACCACCCCCGTCGACCTCGCCAAGCTCACCAAGGAGGGCGCGCTGGCCATCGGCGGCGACGCGCATGTGCGGGTCGCGGCACCGGAGACCAACCAGGGCGCGGCGATGCTGCGGCGGCCGTTCTCGTACCACGACGGCTTCCGCGACGACGGCGCGCCGGACGCGGGTCTGCTGTTCATCGCCTGGCAGGCGGATCCGATGAAGGGATTCGTGCCGGTGCAGCGCAAGCTGGATCGTGGGGACGGACTGTCCCGGTTCCTGCGCCACGAGGCGAGCGCGCTGTTCGCCGTGCCGCCGGCGGCGGAGCGGGGCTCCTACGTGGGCCAGCCGCTGCTGGAGGGGTGA
- the pheA gene encoding prephenate dehydratase translates to MSASRYTYLGPEGTFTEAALRTLPEAATRELVPMVSVPAALDAVRSGSAAAALVPIENSVEGGVTATVDELATGEPLMIYREVLLPIAFALLVRPGTSLTDVKTVTGHPVAQPQVRNWLAAHLPDAVWESAASNADGARLVQEGRYDAAFAGEFAAPRYGLDPLVTEIHDAANAVTRFVLVGRPARPAARTGADKTSVVIWLGDDHPGALLELLQEYSARGVNLMRIESRPTGEGMGRYCFSVDCEGHITDRRVGSALMGLKRICPKVRFLGSYPRAGVDPADLGRLRRGTSDDEFVAAADWLARIQDGRT, encoded by the coding sequence ATGTCGGCCAGTCGCTATACCTATCTCGGGCCCGAGGGCACCTTCACCGAGGCCGCCCTGCGCACCCTGCCCGAGGCCGCCACCCGCGAGCTGGTCCCGATGGTGTCGGTCCCGGCGGCGCTGGACGCGGTGCGGTCCGGCTCGGCCGCCGCCGCTCTGGTGCCGATCGAGAACTCGGTCGAGGGCGGGGTGACCGCCACCGTCGACGAGCTGGCGACGGGCGAGCCGCTGATGATCTACCGCGAGGTGCTGCTGCCGATCGCGTTCGCGCTGCTGGTGCGGCCGGGCACCTCGCTGACGGACGTGAAGACCGTGACCGGGCACCCGGTGGCCCAGCCGCAGGTGCGCAACTGGCTCGCCGCGCACCTGCCGGACGCGGTGTGGGAGTCGGCGGCGTCCAACGCGGACGGCGCCCGGCTGGTCCAGGAGGGTCGCTACGACGCGGCCTTCGCCGGCGAGTTCGCGGCGCCCCGGTACGGTCTCGACCCGCTGGTCACCGAGATCCACGACGCGGCGAACGCGGTGACCCGCTTCGTCCTGGTCGGTCGCCCGGCCCGGCCCGCGGCCCGCACCGGAGCGGACAAGACCTCGGTGGTCATCTGGCTCGGCGACGACCACCCGGGCGCCCTGCTGGAGCTGCTGCAGGAGTACTCGGCGCGCGGGGTCAACCTGATGCGGATCGAGTCCCGTCCCACCGGCGAGGGGATGGGGCGCTACTGCTTCTCGGTGGACTGCGAGGGGCACATCACCGACCGGCGGGTGGGTTCGGCGCTGATGGGGCTGAAGCGGATCTGTCCCAAGGTGCGGTTCCTGGGGTCGTACCCTCGGGCCGGGGTGGATCCGGCGGACCTCGGCCGGCTGCGGCGCGGCACGTCCGACGACGAGTTCGTGGCGGCGGCGGACTGGTTGGCCCGCATCCAGGACGGGCGGACCTGA